In Streptomyces alboniger, the following are encoded in one genomic region:
- a CDS encoding isocitrate lyase/phosphoenolpyruvate mutase family protein, with translation MTVVSNSYVETSSRALVLRDAFESGRLVKVAGAHDGLSARLAMEAGFDAVWASGLEISAAQGLPDVSLLGMAEYLAGATAMQQAVSIPVVADCDTGFGGSLNAAYTMRRYEGAGVAGICIEDKIFPKRNSFLDAGQKLLETDEFGSKLEAAKKAQARPETLLIARTEAFICGMGVDEALRRCHQYVDAGADAVLVHSKSAEAGEVVSFMRQWQHRAPVVIVPTTYADFSVQEAQEAGISMVIYANQGMRASVKAVRDTWAVVLAEGSTASVEPHIATVKDIFSLSGIDHWLGDDK, from the coding sequence ATGACAGTGGTTTCGAACAGTTACGTGGAGACCTCCTCGCGCGCGCTCGTCCTGCGGGACGCCTTCGAGAGCGGCCGCCTCGTCAAGGTGGCGGGAGCCCACGACGGGCTGTCCGCGCGGCTGGCCATGGAGGCCGGTTTCGACGCCGTGTGGGCCTCCGGCCTGGAGATCTCGGCCGCCCAGGGGCTGCCCGACGTGAGCCTGCTCGGCATGGCCGAATACCTGGCCGGGGCCACCGCGATGCAGCAGGCGGTGAGCATCCCGGTCGTGGCGGACTGCGACACCGGATTCGGCGGCAGCCTCAACGCCGCCTACACGATGCGCCGTTACGAGGGCGCCGGCGTCGCCGGCATCTGCATCGAGGACAAGATCTTCCCCAAGCGCAACAGCTTCCTCGACGCCGGACAGAAGCTGCTGGAGACCGACGAGTTCGGCAGCAAGCTCGAAGCGGCCAAGAAGGCACAGGCCCGTCCCGAGACCCTGCTGATCGCCCGGACCGAGGCGTTCATCTGCGGCATGGGCGTCGACGAGGCGCTGCGCCGCTGCCACCAGTACGTGGACGCGGGCGCCGACGCAGTCCTCGTCCACTCCAAGTCGGCCGAGGCGGGCGAGGTCGTCTCGTTCATGCGGCAGTGGCAGCACCGCGCCCCCGTGGTGATCGTCCCGACCACCTACGCGGACTTCTCCGTACAAGAGGCCCAGGAGGCGGGGATCTCCATGGTGATCTACGCGAACCAGGGCATGCGGGCGTCCGTCAAGGCGGTACGCGACACCTGGGCCGTCGTGCTCGCCGAGGGGTCGACCGCGAGCGTCGAGCCGCACATCGCCACGGTGAAGGACATCTTCAGCCTCTCCGGCATCGACCACTGGCTCGGTGACGACAAGTGA
- a CDS encoding pyridoxal phosphate-dependent aminotransferase: MSTAYPDVVDLASGQIVEPLSPAVRAAFDKALDSDRTSAYAPAYGDPDLRTAVADHYAVRTGTPVDPEHITVTAGARHGLLVALSTVAHGGEVLVPRPHWSHYPAVVRRAGARPVPVDGGAGTGWRVGPAELEAARTERTRALLLNSPVNPTGAVYDESRVRALREWAGAHGICLITDDIYWAYGDAVDRGVRASAHEIVVGGASKVYALAGLRVGWVWGAPELSAALRDAVEYTTGPVCGTSQLAAAAALRETHAVAARVGGLAARREAAVRIMTGIPLLEPVAPAGGIYLCLDATEALSRQPHGARDDVALCRVLAERAGVRLRAGSTFGMPGHLRLCVAEEADTLAEAARRLSGFLTTFN; the protein is encoded by the coding sequence ATGAGCACCGCGTACCCCGACGTCGTCGACCTCGCGTCCGGCCAGATCGTCGAACCGCTGTCGCCCGCCGTGCGCGCCGCCTTCGACAAGGCGCTCGACTCCGACCGCACCAGCGCCTACGCCCCGGCGTACGGCGACCCCGACCTGCGTACCGCCGTCGCGGACCACTACGCCGTGCGCACGGGCACCCCGGTGGACCCCGAGCACATCACCGTCACGGCGGGAGCGCGCCACGGCCTGCTCGTCGCCCTCTCCACCGTCGCGCACGGCGGTGAGGTGCTGGTGCCGAGGCCGCACTGGAGCCACTATCCGGCCGTGGTGCGGCGCGCCGGGGCACGACCCGTCCCGGTCGACGGCGGAGCCGGCACCGGATGGCGCGTCGGCCCCGCGGAGCTGGAGGCGGCCCGCACCGAGCGGACCAGGGCCCTCCTGCTCAACAGCCCGGTGAACCCCACCGGAGCGGTCTACGACGAGTCCCGCGTGCGGGCGCTCAGGGAGTGGGCGGGCGCCCACGGCATCTGCCTGATCACGGACGACATCTACTGGGCGTACGGAGACGCCGTCGACCGCGGCGTACGGGCCTCGGCCCACGAGATCGTCGTCGGCGGCGCCTCCAAGGTGTACGCCCTGGCAGGGCTGCGCGTCGGCTGGGTGTGGGGTGCGCCCGAGCTGTCGGCCGCGCTGCGCGACGCCGTGGAGTACACCACCGGTCCGGTGTGCGGGACCTCGCAGCTCGCCGCCGCGGCGGCCTTGCGCGAAACGCACGCGGTGGCCGCGCGGGTGGGCGGCCTCGCGGCGCGTCGCGAGGCGGCGGTACGGATCATGACGGGCATTCCGCTGCTCGAACCCGTCGCCCCGGCCGGAGGGATCTACCTCTGCCTGGACGCCACCGAGGCACTGAGCCGGCAGCCGCACGGAGCGCGGGACGACGTCGCGCTGTGCCGCGTGCTCGCGGAACGGGCGGGCGTACGGCTGCGTGCCGGATCGACGTTCGGCATGCCCGGCCACCTCAGGCTCTGCGTCGCCGAGGAGGCGGACACGCTCGCCGAGGCGGCCCGACGGCTCTCCGGCTTCCTCACGACCTTCAACTGA